Below is a genomic region from Eupeodes corollae chromosome 1, idEupCoro1.1, whole genome shotgun sequence.
TGTGCGCGTTTGACACGTTTAGGAATTTTGTACACTCGGAATTTATTATACTCAACAATATTtcaacttttgtatttctttttattttaaatattaattttaaaacatcattTATGTACAATACgatattatttactttattttcttatgatttATAGAATGTCGCTAAAATAACAGCCAATATCATTGTAACCATTGGCATCAGGGCTGAAGAACCACTTGTGCACCTAAAATAATATCAGAAAAGgataagttttgattttttatatgttAAATACCAACAGTGGTTTGTCAAGACTTACTTTTCAGACTGAATAACTGTGGTTAGATTTTTAAAGTCTGAATATTGACTTCCGGCTAAGGCTGTTAGATTTGCTAATTCAGTACTGTTTAAAGATCTGTGTCGAACCAAAACATAAGCATTAGAAGCTGTGTTTGCTAATGTTGATGGTGTTGGTGTTGTTTCAGGAATTGGCGATGATGTAGAAGAAGGATTTGAAGTTGTTGATTCtgaagttgatgatgatgacgatgatgatgatgatgttgttgttgattgTTCTGTTGTCGATGCTGTAGTTGTGGATGTTTCTGCTTCGTTTGTAGAACTGTTCTTATAACTGCATATGAATGCAAATGTATCATAATCAGTTTcgagaattttgtaaatattgacaCTTCCTACATTGGtaagaacaaaatcaaaaaaattcggTTATCTTCAAATTTCAGaatttctctttttgtttttaacaaaccaTCTGTGTTATTAAGACTGTAAACGCCATCGGTAACATTTATTTGAACAGCTGTACTTTCGTTTGCCCAAAGCTTATTAGGATTGGTATTGTAAGTTGAGGTGAAAGTCACAGGGTTTGTGTCGTTTTCGAAATTCCATGCATTACACGATTCATTATTAGTACTGTTTTGGATTTTACGAGCTGCTTCAAACCACTCTCCATGgaactaaaagaaaaagaaatatttttcaagttattttcaattttatttcaatttgatcTGTTGTCAAAAATACATTTCGAAAACATGAACGAAAGATGATGATTAAACATTACATTAGCTACTCTTTACGTTTCggaaaaaattgatatattttttcattatctCGTACCATATTATCAGCCCGTTATCATGCGTTtctaaaacaacgaaaaaaaaagaactgatgATGTGTTTTGGGAAAACAGTAAAGTGTAACAGGTGGTTTTGTAATCAGGACACATGTGAGATAACAATATTACATTGTCTAAGACACCTCATAgagataatattaataataattcgaAAATGCTTCCATTCATAATTTTGgcgttttgatttttgatatacGGATTGGAGGGTTTTGACCCTTTTTTGCTTGGATATAGCTTAAAAACGGATCTAATGGgagaatatatgtatttttatagtgAAGAGTAAAAGTGGAGAACTGTTTCtagtatttatcaaaaattatcaaatttggaATTGTTGGTAAAATGTTATTCCTTTAACCTCTCAAAGAGAGTTATTCAAATCGGAttctgacatttctcgacgtttcaaggtccctagaatataAATTGAAGGTTTTTAGAAATGTTCCTGTGTGTGCGTAAGTACGTACATACGTTTGtatgtttaaaatatcattatCTATTTGAAAGACCAGTTCAAATATTGGcttccaataaattttgtttcacatcaaaatatgaaaagattTGTAGAAAACTTGTATAAAAGGTTTGTTCtgtaactatttaaaaaaggaaaaatgactttaatattatttaacattCTAAAgtgatacttttaaaaaaatcaaccagTAATGGACATCTTGAATATCTTTCGTAAAAAACTGGTATTAATCCTacaataattgtatgcatcgaaaaatatttttttttgaatctgcTGTTTAAGAACAATTGATttaacagtttatttttttatttctaaacctAAGGAAATgtctaataaaaattaataaaaattgatttcaactccaatttatttatctattttttcttaaaaaaattattgttgtaagtctttttcaaaattttggaaaagtccAATTaaccactttttttaaatcaaaaccatAAATAAAGAACTACTAAAACTGGTCAAAATTAATGTTGGACTAGAAGATTTTGGGGAACAATTAATGCCATTGATTTCGAAATGATTGACTTTATAGGATGCTTCAAAAAAagtcatctatatctgtaatgatagatcttgattaagagtatcttttcctACGACAGGTCAAGTATCCATTTTCAACCcttcatcaattttttatagaatcaataaaaaccttaaaaaaatgctattgaaaattggtaaaaattggttttcacctaaaatatttgaggaacagaaaacaatactaaagatTTAATATTCActtgaatttttcgaaaaatctaattaaaaatatgtcttacaaaaaataactaactagaacaaagaaagatattaactttagcttgtttttcattacaaaaaggttttattaatataaaataattataaactcttaaaaaatcaaaattttacaaacgaAATTTTGGCTTATTTTCACGTTTTACTGAAATGCAATTAAATAACACTCTATGGAGCTTGAAATCTAAAACTGATAAGTTCCGATTTTGGAGATTTCGATTCAATCGAAACTAATGCGTTCTATTTTAATTaactaaatatttcaatttcaataagttCAGGTTCTTCCACTTTGCTTTTAATCAAGTACCTCgtcaattttataattaaactagctgacccggccacGCGTTGTTTTGGCTCACGTTTTGTTGTAATATTACAATGTTGTTAACTATATAGGGGGAACGGTAGGATAACATCAGACATGAGCACCATCATGCTTTTTACATAGatgccatttaaaaaaaaaaaaacaacaacatcattGACCGCCTAGTAACAACTGTTGTATCTGGAAGTTAATTTcgtcaacatcaacatttttggctgCCTAAGCAGCCTGATAACTAAGCCAGTTATGATTAAAGTAATTACTCTGTATATCCGGAAAAATACCctgaatcaattaattttttcccGGAGAACAATGCAGAAATTTTCTGGCGGTTTAATgcatatgaatttaatttatacttCAGTCTAAGTAACACGTGGCCGGCTATGTTTATACCAAAAAATGATGAACTTAATTTTAACTATCcaaataatagacaaataatttgcaataaaataatattgcgatCTTAAATTGAGATGTAAGCTTTTCTATCTTTCAAGTTGGATCAAAATGCACACAgtgtaaaaattttataaaaatcggttAAGTAGCTTAGGAGTCCACCTCGGACAAACATCGTCACAAGTAATTTGTGTATATTAAGAAGATTAATTATTTGAGTTtccaattttgtattctttttttttcaaatacacttaatatcataaaatatttctatttcttcTAAATACTAATGGTCACAAGTTTTCAAACCCTACTAGATAAGAAGTTGTTATGATAAAAGGtttctgttaaatattttaattccgAGACATAAATCAATCAATAATTAAAGAGTATCAAACTTTTATAATGTCTTTGAGTCATCACCACTTTCAATTCGCCGAGTTATAAGTACACATGtacatgaatttttaaaaatcccaaACCATTACGTGACTTGTGTGAAATTCTTAACATTTGAAacgtaatttttggaaatacatttgttttgattgaatataaattttccACTGATCACTATCACACTTCTTATaatcagaagaaaaaaaacaaagaactcACCAAggttaaattaacatttttgggTGTAGCCTCTTGACAGGACTGAAGTTGGGAAGGAGGCTTCAAAGTGGTTGTAGTCGAGGATATGATTATTTGAGCAGAagcaaaattaaataacaaaacaattccAATAAGTGATGAAGCCAAAGTTAAGTTTAATCCATTTTTCGAGATTGCTGCCATTTTGaatccttttgtttttaattcgccAAATCCTCTTAAGtccaaagttaaataaatactgAATGTAATTAATGCAAATGTTTTCACTTTTATACTCGCACTACAGTCACAAGGATTGATAAGACAaatgattcatttttttttgttttatatctaAGTAGGTATCATGTTTTTGAATTGAGAAATGATGGGGTAGCCAAAAAAtgtaccttaatttgttttctttttttatatatcataTCGTTATCTTATGGAAGAAGCATGAGAAACAATTGTTGTACGTGACTGCTGATTCTTtttatccaaaataattttgataacaatttttttttgttaaactaaatatacatttagattttaatttctttttttcaatgaaagcgtgtttttttgtttaagtgcgGGGGGCGTCGCGGCGTACCTATTCAATTAAGGCTTTTTCATAGTAAATTGTAATACCCAAATACATTAAGTGATATCATACTCGTAGCTTCTGCTGCTATATTAAGATTTATTTTGGAACTTTTCAACTTTTGTCGAAGTGAACATTTTGCGTTTCTCAACTTTTAAAGTTCTTTATCAATTATTTTCAGTGCGTTTGTACGTACATTTTTACGTCCGTAAGTTCGGGATACCTTTTTTCGTCCGCAATATCCCAAGAACCGGCAGAAATATCGACTTGAAGTAAATGTTTGTCTGCAGATATCAACAACAAAAGATTCAAGAACTTCCAAACAAACGTTGTGGCGTTTTTTTAGtgtataaaatacaataaaaaaagcgaacaaatttgtttacctAAAGAATTTGTCGACTAAAATTATATCTCTCGTCccgccttcccaatcactgTAGCGTGTTCTACACAGAACTTTTGACAATGTCAACACCCGAAATGTGGACTTTGTCAGATAgtcaatatattttaacaagACGCTATAAAGATCAAGTAGAATAACGTCTCCACTGGTCTACCATGGATTTAAGACGTTTAAGTGTATTGCTCTAAGCAGATTGCATATTATTGCATAAGCTCTTATTGCCTCAagcagttttaataaaattttagttaactGCTAATTAAtatctttgtttaaaaattgtttattatgcTGTTCAAATCGTTTTATAATACAAtaagaattttgagatttttctaaaatggcCAAGTGAGCATAAACTGATTATACcgaaaaaatgagttttttaggTACCGGTTTCGTTTTTAGGGATTGGTGCAATTTTTCGCTTTTTTTACTGCTTCTCAGAAACAAGTTGTACCTAATTAGTACTTTGATGGACCGCATCTTGCTTTTATTACGGATGCACATCGGCGAAACATTGAatgagatagttttttttttatgtgagtgcgtgttttttaaatgcatcaaCTGACTCTGTGCGCTTCTTCGCTACCTCAAGTTTCGTTATATACCAAATATTCTCTACTAAATTGAAATCTAGACTGTAGGGAGCCCAACTTAGTAgatcaatattattttcttttaagtaatttttaagttagaaataaaaaaaataaaaatattacttttgacTTTGGATTCTAGAAAGCTCATTCTACCTTTTTCATCTTCAGGGAAGTTTTGGGAGCTTAGACTTTCTTTCGGTTCTCTTCGCGCAAAGATCCTTCCATCTTTAACATGTAGCTTGAATTTTGATTCGTCCGAAAAGATGACATTGTTCCACATATCTTCAGGTGCTCCTGAGACCAGAgcaataaattttctttgactATGTTTGAAAAATCCGGCTTCAGTACCAGCTTGAGTGCTATAAGTTCAGCTTTTACGAACCTCTTCCTCGACCCAGCGTCTTTTTTCTTGATAGTAGTCCCAGTCTCACGATATTTTTCGTAGTTTTCCTAAATTTCAAGAACAGACCacgaaaattgtaataaaatgtttgaccaacatttttcgCACAGCACTGAAAGTCTCTATTTTTGGCTTTGTAGTAACAATTTGTTCAAATGGttgacatgtgcattcaagaggacaaaagcgtccacaggtttttctcaaaacccacctctgtctattaattcctactctcacctccccgcggtgaacatcgggtgcctagtacctcaactggagattgggttccaaccccagtggaaagttgttgggggcagcaaacaagagaggggggagaggtgtttccactaaggcacctctccttatccaggcggcaggggacgaattctcgagatggaatcaacgatgGCGTCTaccgacatattcggagcccaggcctgtaaggagcggtttatccggctcctcttccttggagttatactaaggatgtGTCcgtccaggttgggggttgtgctgtcggggtgacttcctggccacataaaaaataccttaagtttcgaagcaccaacaagcctcggatacggacggattcactgttgacaacccacgcaaacgaaataaggacaacgaacttcggatatgtacgtggaatgttaggtcccttaacagaacacgtgcagccgaacaattagcgggagccctaaactgctgcaaggcagatattacctccattcaagaagtgcgatgggatggaccggccaaatgcaaactaaaagactgggATATCTACTACGGCCACTGCTacaaagacagcgtctttttgggtgtgggtttgttgttggaactaggctcaggcaaaaagtcttgagtttcaacagtgtgacaacgacaatccgcatcaaggctaaattcgaaaACATAAGCCTAATAAGCACGCATACCaaaacagaggagaaagatgaagacaccaaagacatattcttcgagctcttggacaagacttatgagcagtaccctgctatgacattaaaattatattaggagattttaacacCAATCTAGGAAGagagacatggaaatctcctgatcaatcaaccgtcaaccagattgaccacattgcgatcgacgcacgacacttctccagtatacagaatatcggaacattccgaggggccaacattgactcggaccactacctcgttgtagcaaaaacaaggaagtactgtgagaagattcgacgttagacggctacaatcgcaagagactgccatgccCTTTTTCGATTAAGTCTCTTATAAACTCTTAAGGAGTCATATaatgcctgcattaagcattgaaaccCAGAGataacattgccttgcagccatcagaaacgccgcctctgatgtgctaggtttcacacggccggcaagcgcacgcagcgaaacaagaggcatacaaaacggcgccgcacaaaaggaccagagttgcagatgatattgacataattggaagatcaaagcgtgatgtcagtggagcgtttttgagcattgcgacaaaAGCGAAGAAgttgggtttagtggtcaatgagggcaagttcaagtatatgctgtcatcaaaaaaggacactgaacaacgacgtcttggacaaaacatcgccatggacagctataactttgaggtagttaaggactttttctacctaggcaccgctatttatacagacaacgacaccagcgctgaaatcaaacgaagaataactgcTTGAACAGAATGAGATGCAGCTGTAGCTAAGAAAATCGCTGTAGTATAAGCTGTCAATAAAAACGCTCACTAATGTAGCAAAGGTCGCCCACAATGGTGTAGCACAGGAAATTTATTCGGGCATGTTCAACgcatatgaaatttatatttgaactgaatttgtATGGTAGCATactataaaaaagttacaaaaccagaaaaaattctcaaatgcattgaacgctaccaaaaaaaaagtgaaaagtcaaaGAATGAAATGGGTTTCCCCCATCTGTCATCTCAAATGTAGCTTGCAGCGTCGTTGAATCAACTTGCGCTACAGCTactgctacagctacagctacagctacagcttctcattgtgtcgatgtatactattttcgtatcttttaactttgacagtgctacaggctacagctacagctacaccattctgttcaagcagtaacttgcaaatcgctgcttctttggacttagaaggcaattgagaagtaaagtcctctctcgagcatgtaaaatcaccatctataagacactcatcatcccggttgtcatttatggcgctgaggcctggacatgtcaaagaaagataaaagcgtcttaggatgcttcgagagaaaaattcttcgggtgatttttggtccagtacgcatagatggagaatggagaagaagatataacgacgaactgtacgggctatacagcgacactgacctagttagcagaattaaagtccaacggcttagattgcaaggtcatgtagagcggatagacatcaaagctccagcccggaaggtcttcgaatccaatcccgagggacggcgcagtagaggaaaaccgcgactcaggtggcgcagcCAGGTgtgagaggacctcaaccaacttggcgtgcgaaactggagacagctaaataggaaccgagctggctggagacgcatgtttgttgaggtccaggtccgccccggactgtagagccaccttaagtaagtaagtaagtaacaattTGTACTTATGTGTTTTATCGTCAATCCATCTTTTATTGAGTAATCAATTTGTCTCTTGTTCTCTGGTCTTCATTGCGTTGTAATTTTTGTCCAGAATGTTCCTTCCATATTAAGCTATAAATGTAAGTCATGCGTCTAGGCGTATCCCAATAACTTTTACAGAAGGTTTATGAGCAAGGAAGGACAGGAGACAGTTCTTGACCTCCTTTGTACTGCACATGCACTACTCTAGTTCAAAAACGTAAGACCTAccttattgaattattttataatgatCTTATTAATCTCAGACACATTGACATCTTTAGTCTTTTACGTTTCGTAAGAAACTCCAATTGGTTTTATTATGATCAGAACAAGCCTtgaagattcatgtggtatcataatGGGCTAACAACTAGCCTTAGTCAGTCCTACCGCACTCCCGGCAGCAACTTCAACCAAACTAACTAACCTAAGAAATAACGTTTTTAgcatacaaaaacaactaataaCTGGTAAAAAAGGtagttttgtaaagtttttagaaatatcgataGACGATCAAGAATGGGAAGTAATCCCCGTtatgggttgcatcccagcctctttttgcatttgaaaaatgatttgaaaatcGTATTCAATATTGTTCGAAAAAGGATTTGCACTTAGCCAATGGAATACggaatataatatatttctatgttaaaattttaatattacaccagaaatataatttctgtatctcatttaatattttttaatcatgTATTCCTTCCGACTTTTCTGAGAACTTCTTGTGAATAAGATTGGGAGTCCCCTTTTGATTTATATCCATAACAAAGGCTAATCTTTGTTTTTGATGATAATTCGCGTCAAATTTAtaacaatcttttaaaaatcacaagaTTTACTGCTTTATTGCTTCCTTTCCTTGTTAAATGATataatcacaaataaaaacaatttaaaaaccaatttcCCCATTTGAACGAActtgataaaaaagaaattaagattgtgttaatatctaaaaaaaaattagtgaatCATTTAAACGAactgattaaaaatataaaatatgaaaacaaaacaaaaatattaaatattgacaCTTAAAAATTCTTAGTCATACATACATACTACTTTGGACAAAACTAAAGCCTTTTCATTTTGAGAGATTCGtgcatcaattttatttttgatacggCAAGTCCAtgccaaaatattaaataataatgatttctaatttttaacaattttaatcaaGAAAAACGAACTTTAATCATAGGTATCTTGCCgttgtacttaaaaaaattaaaatatttatcattaaattttaaaaattgttctcatttccttttttttcaatgtcgGATATGTGTAAGTATATTTACTCCCACTCAAAACTCTGAAATGGAATAAGGGAAAGaccaaaacacaacaacaattcTGCACACATCAAGTACAAACGATCAAGCCACATCGATGGTGAGATTCCAAAGTCAATAGAGACGAACAATACCCACTACCAAATTGATATCAGCATTGAAGGAACATACGTCGGAGCACAAATTATCAGAAAATCCAACAACAACTCTCGCAATCAGAAAACCCATACGTGCGATgcaatttgaaaagatatactTTCGTTTCCATGTAACAAACTTAGGGGATTGACGGGTACGAAAAATATATtggtaataaaaattaaattacctttcgaattgttcaatacaagtatAGTATTGGATGTTTTTAAGTCggaaaaccacaaaaaaatcCTGGTGTGCCGGAGGGCTCTGTTCTGTTTCCaatacacccgtacaagatccaactgacccaggagctcaaagagTTCATGACTGTAGACGACGtgcgccgtttgttcgctgactggacttagaatcgtttggaagaggaccccaattttggaagaaacatctttagtgacgaggcgaaTTTGCAAAATTACCTTGTATGGAACGACACCACCCCACTCAAAGTTCACCAGGTGGTTATGCaacctcaaaaagttaccgtttggtgtaaAGTaccttgtctcacccttttttactgGTATTTTAAAGGTGTATGCTCTAGAGAAACAACCAGCGCATTCCTCACCTTAAACAATTCTCTCGTAATACTCGAATTACCTCGAGCTCAACTTCGATcgtattatttacaaaattacagatattatttttttagccgAACTACGAGAATTTGGAATTATTACCACACTCCGTCTTTTCCAATTCAGTCcataaaaagtttgttatcatCTAACGATAGCGAACACTATTCACATTAATTGCCAGACCGgccttattttagaaaaaatacggTGAAAATGTGTGTTATCATTGTAGACAGTTTTCTTCGAAACTTGATCAttcactgttgccatttcttgccaccatgcTGACCATTTATtacgcttgaaatggtcaagaggaTTGAGCTCTTCGTCAATTTTATAAGTAATTATAATCAATAATTGTAAGCTagtctttatgcataatgttcatcaacgacTAGCGTGAGAAGTCCAATTGTTGGGTACGATCTGCTAGTTGAAGTAGACGGCTCTTCTGTATTTTCTTTACTACTATTTTCACATTTTCTACCAACCCGGTTTGctaaattttttgaacttatttttcggCTGTGTAGACACATTAGGACGATTCAATTGATCTATAAAATCACAAAGGACACTTTAACTTCCcattagaaaatattgtaatgggtccgatttgtcaaattaaaaatttgacgtttatcaaggtccctagagtcgaaataaaagatttttagaaagatgtctgtgcgtgtgtgtgtacgtacgttcacaacgtttttttcgttgtccatagctcaagaaccagaagatatatcgacttcaaataaatgttgttatacacataaaaagacagaaagatgcagaaagggctttcaagaaaatttcgtggccggtttttttaccatagcagtttaaaaaaaaggtaaacattttggttaaccttaaatatcttacgaacgaagctgaaaaaatgttcaaatacatttttaacatctagcaaaattttgagaaaaatcaaattgacagtttttttttataaaaaaattaataaaagttggtaaaaattgattttcgactcaaatatcttttcaaaactttgaggtatt
It encodes:
- the LOC129940975 gene encoding uncharacterized protein LOC129940975 — protein: MAAISKNGLNLTLASSLIGIVLLFNFASAQIIISSTTTTLKPPSQLQSCQEATPKNVNLTLFHGEWFEAARKIQNSTNNESCNAWNFENDTNPVTFTSTYNTNPNKLWANESTAVQINVTDGVYSLNNTDGSVNIYKILETDYDTFAFICSYKNSSTNEAETSTTTASTTEQSTTTSSSSSSSSSTSESTTSNPSSTSSPIPETTPTPSTLANTASNAYVLVRHRSLNSTELANLTALAGSQYSDFKNLTTVIQSEKCTSGSSALMPMVTMILAVILATFYKS